Below is a genomic region from Leishmania infantum JPCM5 genome chromosome 23.
ggcGAGGCAGGAAAGCTAATCAGCACACAGCGCCGCTCTACGGTATAGAAGCGCACACGTCTCGAATCAAGAAACAGGAAAGGAACGAAGGCCGACGTAGAGCAGCTTtggccaccccctccctccctcgatctcctgtgtgcgcgtgcgcgcgtcttcggctttttgtttgcttgcttACATGTGCTAGTAGCCATTTCCTCGGTTCCGCCATTGCTTTTCCTCCTCAACGGAAGTGGaccttttctctctcctcgttGTTGATCTTCTTCTGTCTCTCAGGCATTCATCTGCTCATCAGTGTCTCTTTCtatctgtgtatgtgtgtgtgtgtgtaagagAGAGTGAGTCCCTGTGTACTTACGCTGCTCAGAAGTTACccccaccatcgccacccgcctccttttctctATCTGTGTGTCGGTTCACTATACATCGTGCTCGACATCCTTGCTGATCTCTCCTGTCtgtcttctcttcctctcgtgCACTGTTTGTATCTCTTTTTAGTTTGTTGTTTGTGCTGCGTTTTCTttcgccccccctcctccctcccttctctccccacccccttcctctaCTATTTCGTTTGGCCAGAGGTGAAGTCGTCtttgtgcctgtgcctgcatgtgtgcgcgcgcgtcggtTTTCCTTTTGTGTGCTGTTGCCTTTCCTCAACGACTTCTCCCTCCATTTCTCGCTTGACAGCCTCCCACCTCACGCTGCTCTTCGGAGAAGTGGTACGTGTTTCTCGTCGTTCTCACCCTGTGTGCTGGTCGTGGATAtgcgtggcgctggtgcCCCGCACTTGTTGTCGCCGTCCTCTGCCCCCTtgtccctttctctcttttcatTGCTTTGGCAACGCTTTTCGAATCTACGCAACAGcattcttttcttttctgtgtgtgtgtgtgtgtgccgccgcgatACTCCCCGTTTCATTTCGTTACTGTTGGTTTGAGGTCGTGGAGTCCTTCTCGCCATcacctcacacacacacacatacgcacatcATCGtcccgctgcaccgctgtAACCGCTCGCATTCCGgtccgcctctcctctctctctttctcgctctctgtcttGTTCGGTTCACTGTTGTATTttatgctttttttttctgatTTCTTTGCTCTATTCACACGGAGATTGCCAACGTCGTAGCAGAGAGAGCGCACACGAATCTCATTAACGCGTGTGTCCCAGGCTTCTATTGCCGTGTTGCGTTGTTTTTCGCTcaacgcgcgtgcgcgcctgccTCATCGGATTGCCACGTTCCGCTCAGCGCATTCAAGCAAGAAGCAACGGGCACAGAAGAGTCAAGGAAACATAACGcttccccaccaccaccaccttcttcctcttctcccgccGCGCCATCAGCAAGATGAGCATCGAAGTACCCGTGAAGAAATCCGAGGATTCGGATGACCGCACCGGCTTCTTCGAAACACTGAAGCTGAGCTGGATCTACACAGTCGCCGATGTCCGGCGCCGACCGCGTAATATCATCATCGGCATCGCCGCAGTGATGCTGCTCGTCTTCTTCTCTGCTGTTGTCCTCATTGGCATCTGGAAGACCCCATATATCTTGCTACGCCTGGCGGAACTAACAGTGGGTGAAATGGACGTCATTCtctacggcggcggcgcgacgctgctgctcaacTACACGAAGCTGAACCAGAGCTTCGTCAAATCGCCGgtcgtcgctggcgctgcgccgcgctggaTCGCTCGAGCCAGCCTCACCTCCGAGGCGACCTATCGCGCAAGCATGCACCACGCCGCTGGTACACGTACTAGGGACCGCGTCACGGCGGCCAACATCCTGCTCATCAACTCCGAGCTGGAGCAACTGGCCGGCATTGGACGCGGGTGGCCGTACCGAGAGATCGGCTTTGACGAGGCCCAAATCTTCTTCTCAGCTGCAAACTACATCGGCGTCTCCGGCAACAAGGGCGAGCGCGTTCATCTTAGCATCAACGCGTCGTCTCTCAGCAACGCCATTGGCATCGACACCCTGTCCTTCAACATCACACGCCCCAAAAAGGTGACGGACCCCATCTCCTTCTACCTAGCGGCCTTCTTCATGCTCAACAACATCACCGAGGACTCGATACCGTTGTTCGACGTCGTATCGCTGAGCATGGCAGCGACCATGGCGGACGCGGTGGAGACGACGGCTGGCAAGTACGCGAGCGCGCTAGGCAACGCCGTCATCATGGACTGCCGGCAATTCTTGAACGTGCTGGTGGATCAGAGCTGCCTGCTTGGGCCGCAGAGTATCAGCCCGTCAGAGGGCTACTACTTCCCGACCACTGCTGAGCTGTTCAACATCACACTCCCGTCAACGAACTCCTTAGACATCCAGGACTATgcgatgatggtggtggtgatgctggAGGGGCGATACGACATGTACTATGCCGACACAAAGCTGCGCGGGGCAATGTTGACGGAGAAGAGCAACAAACTGATGGAAGCCGTCGGCCTCAGCTTCGAAGGCACCTTGCAGTTTCCGGTGGACACAACAATCCAGACACTTGATACGTTCCGCACGTTGATGACGGCGGCCTGCGTGACGGTGGTCGTCGGCATCGTTGTACTCGGGTCCATCCTTATGTTCACACTGCTTCAGATCAACGCTGAGGAGCGGCAGTTCGAGCTGGCCATGATTCGCGCGCAGGGTATGTCGCGCACGCAGATTATCGGTATTCTGGTTATGCAGACACTCGCCTTCACCGTGCCTGGCACAGCGTTCGGCGTGCTACTCGCGTGTGCGACGAATGCGATACTCGAGCGGATGCTGGCGAACTTCACCAAGGCGCCCACCCGCTTGGGCGACGTGCCGATCGTTGCGATAACGATTGGCATTCTGATgggtctgctgctgccgctggtggccaCTTACAGCCCGGTTAAGAGggcgctgagcagcagccTGCGTGACGCGTTGGACATCTACCGCCAGGTGTACAACGAGGCGCACGTGAAGGCGATTCGGCTAGAGGAGATGGGCCTGCGCATGTGGCAGATCTTCCTCGGCATCTTCCTGGTCTTCGCGGGCTTCCTGGTGTACTACCTCATGCCGCTGAGCTTCATCTTTTCCAACATGATGATGTTCTTCATCCTGCTCGACTTTGTGCTTATCTGCATGATTGCCGGGCTGTGCATGATGACGTACGTCGTCCAGGGGCCGGCGGAGGTGTTTGTGCTGTATCTGCTTCTGTGGGGCCGCGAGACACGACTATGGACGCTTATCCGCAAGAACTTGCGAAGTCACCGCGACCGCAACTCCAAGGCGTACGTGATGTTCTTACTAAGCGTGGCGTGCCTCGTTGCATCCGGCATGATGTTCAGCATGATGTCCACCATCTCCTCTCAGTTGGCGGAGCTGACGACCGGTGCGCCGGTGACAGTGACTTCGAAATCGTTCTGGAACCCCCTCGACCAGGCAAGCCTCGACGCGTTCATGCGTGGTGAAGGAAGCCTCTACGCCACGCAGTGGGCCTACACCTCCTTCGCGCTCCGCGAGTACCCGCAGATCGCCAGCAGGACACAGGTCGGCAACCTCATCGGCAACTTCCGCACCATCGGCGTGCGGGCGGTGACGGAGTTCTTCATGGACGCCACCTACCCGGAATTCAACATGGTGGATAGCTACCGCAGCGGCTACAAGTACCCGATGAACACCTTCCACCAGCGCGACGTTATCCGCAGCATGTACGAGCACCCGCCGCATCGCAACGTGAGCAAGAAGCAGGGCATCATCGTCAATGGGTTCCCCTACGGTGTCAAGATTCCGAACGTGACGGCGAAGGAGTCGCAGGTGATTCCAATGATcatctcctctgccgcccaGGACGAGATTGGGCTGGACGTGAACTCCGCGGCTCAGCTGCGCTTCGACTACTTTCTGAACGACAGTGCCCAAACCATGTCCACCGTCTTCTTCCTCGAGCCGCGGGCCCTCATGGACCGCATCTCCGGCTTCCTCGCGGTCTCCTCGCTGCCCATCCTCTTCACTCAAGGCACCATTCTGGTGCCGACCAAGTACTTCCAGAGCCTGCTCAACCCGGCGGTACTCGACTTCGACGCGGAGCAGATGATCTCGATCACCAACCACTCCGTCCTGGAGGTGCGGCAGGCAGTGCTGTATGTGCAGCTCCGCAGCAATGTCACGAAGCGCGAGCGTGAGATCTTTGTGAACGCGCTCCAGACGCACACCGATACTCTCTACCACGCCATCGTTGACACCGAGGCCACCGTGGAGCAGCTCCGCTCGGTGCAGAACCTGATCATGGGCTTCTTTTACTTCACCTCGGTCATCTGCATCACGCTTTGCGCTTTCATGATGTGGACCACGTTCATCTCTAACGTGCAGCTCAATGCGTGGACCTTTGGTGTGTTGCGCGCGCTCGGTTTCCGCACCGCGCAGctgatgcgctgcgccgtctaCGAGTCCCTCTGTATTGTCATCTCCGCATTTGCATTGGGGCTGGTGGTGGGCGTTGCGGTTGGCGTGACGATGGCCATTGAACTGTGCCAGATCATGGTCATTCCGTTCCATTTTAGCTTCCCTTACGCGCTAGTGATCGTTGTGTTCGGCATGGCGCTCGCGGCCGCCGTTGTTGGCTCCATCGCACCACTTCTGAGTCTGCGCAAAAAGCCGATCTCCTTTGTCCTGCGCGGCATCTAGGATGgatgtatatatgtgtgtgcgtgtgcccgcgCTATGTGTGGCCCTCTTTCATGCAATCGAGGAGCCTGCGACTCTACACTCCCTGCCTCCCAACAAAGGGCGTCCTTCCTTCTTCGTTGTCGGCACTGCGCTCCTCTTCAAGGATCCACCTTGGAGTACGGGATCGAGTCTTTGTGCGTGCGAGTGTACGAGTACGTCTCCCTCAGCGTGCATACGACATGGTCCGCCGCTACTGTGGCTGCTGTCCTCATCCCCCGAATTCCCCTTTGACTCTCTGGCTCTTCTCCTGATGCCTTTGCTCTTTTCGTGCAATGCAAAACCTCTggagcagcgagggcgaggaagagaagtTGTGCAAGCGTTGCGGATCTCGAGAAGTGGGGGGCAGGCAGACAGCGAGAGCCCAGAGCGATGGAGAGTGATGTTCGTGAAAGCATGGTTgggcacatgcacatgctcGCGCGTGCAGAAGAAACTGGTGACCTAGAGAGGCCAGAGCAAGCAGAAGCGCGGCGAAGTGAGGGCGgaaggcggtgatggtggaaGAGGGAGCGGGAGCTGTTGCTGACACGTACACTGGCAGCCCTCCCCAACCGTTTGAAGGGCGCTCtttgtgcctgtgtgtgtgggtctGCATCTCTCCCGCTACCTTCTCCTCCGGTGCGTTGAGAGTCGTGCCGCCTTTCATTCTTCCTCCCTCGTGTGTTTCTCGCCTCCTCTCGTGCGCTGTCTTACGCATGCGCGAATAGACGCAGGGAGTACACCTCTCGCCTCCTGCGCTCTGCTGCCACTTCCATTTACCTGTGCGTCTGCACGCTCTTGCGCCGTAGTGCAGCGCActcctgctgcggcggctgtttCGTTTGTTTTTATTTTCTTGGGAGATCGGGGGCTTTCTTCCCTTGGTGTTTCCGTTCTCTCGTTGACGgtccggcgccgctgcggtaaCCCCCCACGACATCCACGGCTCCGCCTTGCCTTTCCTCCATATCTCTCTAGCTCTACTCCCACGCTCCGCCCCTCACCACTCATCCTTTCCcgtgccgccaccaccgccgccgccgccttccccTGCACCTACTTCAACCTCTGTGTAGATCAACGCATTCAAGCTGCAGCCGAAGGGCTCGTGCGGCCATGTCCTCTGCAGCTCTCACGGAGGCGGGGGAAGGCGTTGCTACTGGAGTTCGAAagtcagagagagagggaacgCTTCGTGCGCATTACGACACGAAATATCCGTGTCGTATTCGTGCGCGTTCGATCCCCGGGTATGACGGAACCTCATGTGCCTCTTTTCTTGCCGTGTTTTGATCTCTCGCCCCGTCTACCCGCGTCTTTCGCATttggcagctgcaggaaaAAGcaacacaaaaacaaaaagaccAGCGAAACGAGCGATTTGAGgagatgggggggggggcgacgGTGTCACTCCGCTACTGGGAAAGGccgggggaaggggagatgAGAGCGGGTGCGCCAGCGTAGATGGCTTGCGTGCTTTCGCACACCTATGAGCATGTGCGGAGCGTTGGGGGTGAGAAATGCCTTTGGATCGTTTCGTTTCTATGGATGTGTTGCACCTCCTCAGCAATGTCTTTGTTTTGTTCTCTTCCTGCTCCACCGGGCACCTTCTCCATTTTGAATGCTCCTGACGGACTCAGCGGGGTCCCTTCCGATCTTTTACGCGCGTGTATGTTGATGTGTTTCCCTGTGTCGTTGTTGTTGACAGGTCCGAGAAAACGGTATCTTACTGCTTTCGGCTTTATATGAGATTTGAGTCGGCGCGTCTAGTAATCTCGTTcgtcttctcctccgccactgTTTGGCGAgcctccaccctcctctctctgcggcGCGTcaacaaacacacacacacacgcacatattTTTATCTTCAGCCCCCACCTTCCCCCATGCCACACCACCCTTTCCCTAGCCCGACACCTACGAACTTTGTGGTGTATGCTGCGCAAGTTTGATTGCGACAGTGCACGAGTCATcgcgccctctcccccacttcacccctcccccgctttATTCTTTTAGCTCTGTGTGGTCCTCGGTGACGTGGGACACTGCAGTGCGTGGCGTCAGGTCCCAGTGCACTGACTCTCGGTGGGGAGGCCAGGCAGCCATTCATACGATTAGGCAGAGTGTCGACctgactcgagcgtatcccaaCCCACCCCCCGGCCCTCAGACGGCTTACTGGTGGGTGGGCTGAGTTTGAGGCAGGGGACGTGCTCCGGTGACTgagccggcgcactgctgtaaCGCGTGTGTCTAGGGCTACTTCGGCACCACAATGTGGCGGCCTGCGGCAGGGCCAAGGAGCGACTGGGGAGTGAAGTGGAGGTCGACTCGTATTGAATATTCAGCAGATGGGCCTGCTGAGGAAAAGCAAACACGCCTTTGTTTTAGGCCACTGTCTTCTTCAGGAGGGGTCACGTCGAGCGCTACGGTAATGAGGCGCCATCTGCGACCTTTCGGTGCTCCATGAGCGAGCTCTTCTCCTCGTGCGCGTCCGCGCAGAAACGCAATTCGAGGGTCCCGCCTCCTTTTGGCAGCACAGCGTCCTGTGCGCGTAGTCTTCTCTCCGATGGCTCACGCGCTCTTTCCGCCGACAGCCGCTCCCCATCTCGCTGGTCGGAGCGCGAAGCCGAGGCAACGCGTAATCTCGAAACGATGGGGGTGAGGCACTTTGGACGGTTTGCACCgacggcggagagaggggccgGGTGCCCCCTCGGGCGGGGGCAGGAACGGTTCGGGCAGCCCAAACGGCTCGCAGAGAAACTGGGAGTGGGggacggcgaaggcgaccgttgcagcgctggcgtcggcAATTCCGTGACGACTTTGTTCTTTCAAGCCCGGGCAACACAACAAATGCTCAGGGGTCTCTTGGCAGCGGTGGTTGCGCATCCACAGTGCGGCTTTGACAGGCTCACGaacgccgtcggtgccgttGAGGTGCACCGCGAGTGCTACACGCTCCACATCTCACGTCACCGCAAAAGAGGCGTCCGTGCGCAGAACGCGCGAGTGGGTGATGGCGCCGCGCGTGACCACGTGTGACAGCGGGGTAGTGCATACAGGGGGAAGTAGCCCCCCCCGCAccacaaccaccaccaccgtgaTCACGTCGCTACCCACGGCCTGTCTGCCGGAGTCTACGCCGCGCTCGTCTACCTCAAAATGCAGGTTTGCTGGCTTCGCTACGGTAGGCTTCCGTCTTTTGCGGAGCTGTGTGACGGTGCGCTCCTCTGCGCTcaccgtgtgcgtgggtgtctTTGCGCACCTGCGTTTCATCGGATGTCGGCACATTATCTTCCGCTGTCGCTTTCTGCTTTCCGTTTTGTGCTTTTCGCTCGTGGCaatctctctgtctttctgtGTCTTATCTTGCCGGTGCTGAGCTCCGCACTAGCGTCTTCGCCCAGGCTCTTGgagctctctttctctctgtgtgtctgtgtgcgtgttcctCACCGTGCAGTCCATCTCACGTCTCCACACTACTTCGGTGGGTGTCGCCAATCTTTTCACTCTCCCATGATGCACATATAGAGGACGAAGAAAGAAAATACAGAAAACGATCATGGTGCGAATCGGCATGGAcgctcgcgctctctccATGCTATCTGTCGTTCCCCCCTCTGACCACCtgcggaggcgcgcgtggCCACGTGCCCACAGATGTGCAGGCTagcccccttctctct
It encodes:
- a CDS encoding permease-like protein; the encoded protein is MSIEVPVKKSEDSDDRTGFFETLKLSWIYTVADVRRRPRNIIIGIAAVMLLVFFSAVVLIGIWKTPYILLRLAELTVGEMDVILYGGGATLLLNYTKLNQSFVKSPVVAGAAPRWIARASLTSEATYRASMHHAAGTRTRDRVTAANILLINSELEQLAGIGRGWPYREIGFDEAQIFFSAANYIGVSGNKGERVHLSINASSLSNAIGIDTLSFNITRPKKVTDPISFYLAAFFMLNNITEDSIPLFDVVSLSMAATMADAVETTAGKYASALGNAVIMDCRQFLNVLVDQSCLLGPQSISPSEGYYFPTTAELFNITLPSTNSLDIQDYAMMVVVMLEGRYDMYYADTKLRGAMLTEKSNKLMEAVGLSFEGTLQFPVDTTIQTLDTFRTLMTAACVTVVVGIVVLGSILMFTLLQINAEERQFELAMIRAQGMSRTQIIGILVMQTLAFTVPGTAFGVLLACATNAILERMLANFTKAPTRLGDVPIVAITIGILMGLLLPLVATYSPVKRALSSSLRDALDIYRQVYNEAHVKAIRLEEMGLRMWQIFLGIFLVFAGFLVYYLMPLSFIFSNMMMFFILLDFVLICMIAGLCMMTYVVQGPAEVFVLYLLLWGRETRLWTLIRKNLRSHRDRNSKAYVMFLLSVACLVASGMMFSMMSTISSQLAELTTGAPVTVTSKSFWNPLDQASLDAFMRGEGSLYATQWAYTSFALREYPQIASRTQVGNLIGNFRTIGVRAVTEFFMDATYPEFNMVDSYRSGYKYPMNTFHQRDVIRSMYEHPPHRNVSKKQGIIVNGFPYGVKIPNVTAKESQVIPMIISSAAQDEIGLDVNSAAQLRFDYFLNDSAQTMSTVFFLEPRALMDRISGFLAVSSLPILFTQGTILVPTKYFQSLLNPAVLDFDAEQMISITNHSVLEVRQAVLYVQLRSNVTKREREIFVNALQTHTDTLYHAIVDTEATVEQLRSVQNLIMGFFYFTSVICITLCAFMMWTTFISNVQLNAWTFGVLRALGFRTAQLMRCAVYESLCIVISAFALGLVVGVAVGVTMAIELCQIMVIPFHFSFPYALVIVVFGMALAAAVVGSIAPLLSLRKKPISFVLRGI